Proteins from one Paenibacillus amylolyticus genomic window:
- a CDS encoding methyl-accepting chemotaxis protein has product MRQTRKKKMDLRFKLYLIILVPLLAMGGLIMWTTIDSSKNASLMTMQHNNQQLAVNTASQLGKESELIKTLSSTASEESSEYKRLRDELVKVRLQSGALYVYMYEKTSDGWIYTVDGADWDDTEYSPYGTAMEFNPQIQERLLSGEVITTGIVDDPTWGELLSSFTPIKDSQGAIIGYLGIDISAGEVNQVSAISVNNAFRTIIPIFVVVLILSLAMMLLVVRGILRQVRDIKSSLEQVADGNLKVVSTHITNDQLGDISDLINVMVAQLTNILMGIQQGSNTLQQSSANIAETAQANQRQTEELSRAIEEIAIGSMKQAQETEHSVQHSENLGKIMDEVGSYVEQFTHTSEQLSAVQAQVTREHEVLLEKGRENAKRVEHQQEISRSLTTQSELASSISGQIHNILKQTQILSLNASIEAARAGEAGKGFAVVAGEMGLLAQQSERSIQEIDVILSSFVQETHRMGSHFEANMVAVKEQETQIADCLQAFRQVSQLSTEVHELAQRLENRTMDMHSIRQEVEQHLSYIASATEETSAMAEEVTASAVEQQRSASELSNISGQLAGLSGNLKSYSDQFQIEVTD; this is encoded by the coding sequence GTGAGACAGACTCGCAAAAAAAAGATGGATTTAAGGTTCAAACTGTATTTGATCATTCTGGTTCCATTACTGGCCATGGGCGGCCTCATCATGTGGACCACTATCGATTCCAGTAAAAATGCGTCACTTATGACCATGCAGCATAACAATCAGCAATTGGCAGTAAATACTGCCTCTCAACTAGGCAAGGAATCTGAATTAATCAAGACATTATCCTCTACTGCTTCAGAGGAGAGCAGCGAATACAAACGTCTTAGAGACGAACTTGTTAAAGTTAGGCTTCAATCGGGAGCCTTATATGTTTATATGTATGAAAAAACTTCGGACGGGTGGATCTACACGGTGGATGGAGCGGATTGGGACGATACGGAATATAGCCCATACGGGACTGCCATGGAATTCAATCCCCAGATTCAGGAACGCTTATTAAGCGGAGAAGTCATCACAACAGGTATAGTAGACGATCCAACCTGGGGAGAGCTGTTGTCCTCCTTTACACCAATCAAGGATTCGCAAGGGGCGATTATTGGCTATCTGGGCATTGATATTTCTGCTGGAGAAGTGAATCAAGTCTCTGCAATATCTGTAAATAATGCCTTTCGGACCATTATTCCGATTTTCGTGGTAGTACTGATTCTTTCGCTGGCCATGATGTTATTGGTGGTAAGAGGCATCCTCAGACAAGTACGTGATATTAAGTCCAGCCTCGAACAGGTTGCAGATGGGAATCTCAAAGTTGTTTCTACACATATAACCAACGATCAGCTCGGTGACATCAGTGATTTGATTAATGTCATGGTTGCGCAATTGACGAACATCCTGATGGGAATACAGCAAGGTTCGAATACGCTGCAGCAGTCCTCTGCAAATATTGCGGAAACGGCTCAGGCGAACCAGCGCCAGACCGAAGAACTTTCCAGAGCAATCGAAGAGATTGCTATAGGCTCCATGAAACAGGCACAAGAAACCGAACATTCCGTCCAGCATTCGGAGAATCTCGGCAAAATTATGGATGAGGTAGGTTCCTATGTGGAACAGTTTACCCATACTTCAGAGCAGCTGTCTGCCGTACAAGCACAGGTAACACGTGAACATGAGGTTCTGCTTGAAAAAGGCCGGGAGAATGCCAAGCGGGTTGAGCATCAGCAAGAGATTTCCAGGTCCCTAACAACACAATCGGAACTCGCTTCCTCCATTAGTGGACAAATCCATAACATCCTGAAACAAACCCAGATCCTATCGCTGAATGCTTCCATCGAGGCAGCCCGTGCTGGCGAGGCGGGTAAAGGTTTTGCGGTGGTTGCTGGTGAAATGGGTCTGCTTGCTCAACAGTCCGAACGTTCCATTCAGGAGATTGATGTGATTCTGAGTTCATTTGTTCAAGAAACCCATCGGATGGGCAGTCATTTTGAAGCGAACATGGTGGCCGTCAAGGAACAGGAAACACAGATCGCTGATTGCCTTCAGGCGTTCCGACAGGTTAGCCAATTATCGACTGAAGTGCACGAGCTTGCTCAGCGCTTGGAAAACCGGACGATGGATATGCATTCCATTCGACAGGAGGTAGAACAGCACCTGAGCTATATCGCGTCTGCAACCGAGGAAACTTCAGCCATGGCTGAAGAAGTCACGGCCAGTGCTGTAGAGCAGCAGCGATCGGCGAGTGAATTATCGAACATCTCCGGGCAGCTCGCCGGCCTTTCTGGCAACCTCAAATCCTATTCCGATCAATTTCAGATCGAAGTCACGGATTGA